The following proteins come from a genomic window of Flavobacterium eburneipallidum:
- a CDS encoding OmpA/MotB family protein → MIKKISLGLLIIALSTSCVSKKIYNDLESKFADLKKENRSISDENEELKKAKNKLELDRDALNKELAKVKSEREKLQADLVATNKNMDALKASYAALEKNSDESLKANMAKNRQLLEQLAAKEKALALEQEKLSKNAQRLQELEDLIAAKEASMRKLKETLSKALNGFEGKGLTVEQKNGKVYVSMENKLLFSSGSWAVGSEGKKAVVEVGKVLGDNPEISVLIEGHTDDVPYGGSGPIADNWDLSTKRATAIVAILSENKAVNKQNLTAAGRGEFSPLASNTTAEGKAKNRRIEIILTPKLDEIANMLNEIN, encoded by the coding sequence ATCTTGTGTTTCCAAGAAAATATACAATGATTTAGAAAGCAAATTTGCCGATTTAAAGAAAGAAAACAGAAGTATTTCTGATGAAAATGAAGAGTTAAAAAAAGCAAAAAACAAACTAGAATTGGATCGTGATGCTTTGAACAAAGAATTAGCAAAAGTAAAATCGGAACGTGAAAAACTACAAGCTGATTTGGTTGCTACCAACAAAAATATGGATGCTTTAAAAGCATCTTATGCCGCTTTAGAGAAAAATAGTGATGAATCTTTGAAAGCGAATATGGCGAAAAATCGTCAATTATTAGAGCAATTAGCTGCCAAAGAAAAAGCATTGGCATTGGAACAAGAAAAATTGAGCAAAAATGCACAACGTTTGCAAGAATTAGAAGATTTGATCGCTGCCAAAGAAGCCAGTATGCGAAAACTAAAAGAAACCCTTTCAAAAGCCTTGAATGGATTTGAAGGAAAAGGCTTGACCGTAGAACAAAAAAACGGAAAAGTGTATGTTTCTATGGAGAACAAATTGTTGTTTAGTTCAGGAAGCTGGGCTGTAGGTTCCGAAGGTAAAAAAGCAGTTGTGGAAGTAGGGAAAGTATTGGGCGATAATCCTGAAATTTCTGTTTTGATTGAAGGACATACGGATGATGTTCCGTACGGAGGTTCTGGACCAATCGCTGACAACTGGGATTTATCTACCAAAAGAGCAACTGCTATTGTTGCGATTTTGAGCGAAAACAAAGCCGTTAACAAACAAAATCTAACCGCTGCTGGCAGAGGAGAATTCTCGCCATTAGCCAGTAATACAACAGCTGAAGGAAAAGCAAAAAACCGTAGAATCGAGATTATCTTAACTCCGAAATTAGACGAAATTGCTAATATGTTGAATGAGATAAATTAA
- a CDS encoding F0F1 ATP synthase subunit epsilon: MILEIVSPEAKLFSAEVTSVTLPGIDGSFQILNNHAPIVSVLGKGVVKIEASSFKFSKEVAGKFTKVNDQNYTLAITSGTIEMKDNKVIVLAD; the protein is encoded by the coding sequence ATGATTTTAGAAATAGTATCACCAGAAGCAAAATTATTTTCGGCAGAAGTTACTTCGGTAACATTACCAGGAATTGACGGAAGCTTTCAAATATTGAATAATCACGCTCCAATCGTTTCAGTCCTAGGAAAAGGTGTTGTAAAAATTGAGGCTTCAAGTTTCAAGTTTTCTAAAGAGGTAGCAGGTAAGTTTACTAAAGTTAATGACCAAAATTATACTTTAGCTATCACTTCAGGAACTATTGAAATGAAAGACAATAAAGTGATTGTTTTAGCAGACTAA
- the hflX gene encoding GTPase HflX, translated as MLEKETINFEKTAIVGIVTQNQSEDKLNEYLDELDFLTYTAGGEVVKRFWQKMDKPNPKTFLGTGKIDEIHLFVKENGISTLIFDDELTPSQQKNISKIIDCKILDRTNLILDIFAQRAETSYARTQVELAQCIYLLPRLSGLWTHLERQKGGIGMRGPGETEIETDRRIVRDRISLLKEKIKTIDKQMSVQRSNRGAMVRVALVGYTNVGKSTLMNAVGKSDVFVENKLFATLDTTVRKVVIKNLPFLLSDTVGFIRKLPTQLVDSFKSTLDEVREADLLLHVVDISHPDFEDHIASVNQTLADIKAKDKPVLMVFNKIDAYKNLTIDEDDLITEKTPRHFTLEEWKTTWMNRVGEENALFISATNKQNFEEFRERVYEAVRQIHITRFPYNKFLYPDYKDAIEKEEKE; from the coding sequence ATGTTAGAAAAAGAAACAATAAATTTCGAAAAAACAGCCATTGTTGGTATTGTTACTCAAAACCAAAGTGAAGATAAACTCAACGAATATCTGGACGAATTGGACTTTTTGACTTATACCGCTGGTGGTGAAGTGGTGAAACGTTTTTGGCAAAAAATGGACAAACCCAATCCTAAAACCTTTCTAGGAACTGGAAAAATAGATGAAATTCATCTTTTTGTAAAAGAGAATGGCATTTCAACCTTAATATTTGATGATGAATTAACGCCTTCGCAACAAAAAAATATATCCAAAATTATTGATTGCAAAATTCTTGATAGAACCAATCTTATCTTGGATATTTTTGCCCAAAGAGCCGAAACTTCTTATGCGAGAACCCAAGTAGAATTGGCACAATGTATTTATTTACTACCTAGATTATCTGGTTTGTGGACACACTTGGAACGTCAAAAAGGTGGAATCGGGATGCGTGGTCCTGGAGAAACAGAGATTGAAACCGATAGACGTATTGTTCGGGATCGAATTTCGTTATTGAAAGAAAAAATCAAAACCATCGACAAGCAAATGAGTGTGCAACGCAGCAATCGTGGCGCTATGGTTCGTGTGGCTTTAGTAGGTTATACCAATGTAGGAAAATCTACATTAATGAATGCTGTGGGGAAAAGTGATGTTTTTGTAGAGAACAAACTTTTCGCCACATTAGATACAACCGTTCGAAAAGTGGTGATTAAAAACCTTCCTTTTTTACTTTCGGATACGGTAGGTTTCATTCGAAAACTACCCACTCAATTAGTAGATTCATTTAAAAGTACGCTAGATGAAGTTCGCGAAGCCGATTTGTTATTGCACGTTGTAGATATTTCGCACCCTGATTTTGAAGATCATATTGCATCGGTAAACCAAACTTTGGCAGATATTAAAGCCAAGGACAAACCCGTTTTGATGGTTTTTAATAAAATTGATGCGTATAAGAATTTGACCATTGACGAAGACGATTTAATTACCGAAAAAACACCAAGACATTTCACATTAGAAGAATGGAAAACTACTTGGATGAATCGTGTGGGTGAAGAAAATGCTTTGTTTATTTCGGCAACAAACAAACAAAATTTCGAAGAATTCCGAGAACGGGTTTACGAAGCCGTGAGACAAATTCACATTACTCGCTTTCCTTACAACAAATTTTTGTATCCCGATTACAAAGATGCGATTGAAAAAGAAGAGAAAGAATAA
- a CDS encoding nucleotidyltransferase family protein, whose translation MIHPNFQSNLPIIIDLFKKHKIKNAYFFGSILTDKFNDESDLDILINFKPEITDPLLKGELMWNLQFAIEDTFHRSVDLLQESTPKNPYFIKELQETKELIYEQ comes from the coding sequence ATGATACATCCAAATTTTCAATCCAATTTGCCCATTATAATTGATTTGTTTAAAAAACATAAAATCAAAAATGCTTATTTTTTTGGTTCTATTCTTACCGATAAATTCAATGATGAAAGTGATTTGGATATTTTAATAAATTTCAAACCCGAAATAACCGACCCTTTATTAAAAGGAGAATTAATGTGGAATCTACAGTTTGCTATTGAAGATACATTTCATCGTAGTGTCGATTTATTACAAGAATCAACTCCAAAAAACCCTTATTTTATCAAGGAACTTCAGGAAACTAAAGAATTAATTTATGAACAATAA
- a CDS encoding HepT-like ribonuclease domain-containing protein: MNNKYYQALQAIKTCIENIDNFIGTPKVFEQYESNALLQAAVERNLEIIGEATKRLLIIDPTIAISNTRSIINTRNKISHGYDEIENPQIWGIIINHLPILKIEVENLLNAGI, translated from the coding sequence ATGAACAATAAATATTATCAAGCCTTGCAAGCTATAAAAACTTGTATCGAGAACATTGACAATTTTATTGGAACACCAAAAGTTTTTGAGCAATATGAAAGTAATGCACTTTTGCAAGCGGCTGTAGAACGAAATTTGGAAATAATTGGTGAGGCAACAAAACGACTTTTGATCATTGATCCTACTATTGCGATATCAAATACCCGAAGTATAATAAACACTAGAAACAAAATTAGTCACGGATATGATGAAATCGAAAATCCTCAAATTTGGGGTATAATCATTAACCACTTACCAATACTAAAAATAGAGGTGGAAAATTTATTAAACGCAGGAATATAA
- a CDS encoding DUF885 domain-containing protein, translated as MKKYISLLAVVVLTFFSCTKTVKNTDFEKLSEDYLKSYLDWRPQSGVSLGLHEYDGKMADYSKTSIAAEVSRLKEFNQKFAEIDSASLSTKEYYDWKMLRSNIKNELFAIEDLKVYTKNPMTYAGSIDVNIYIKRNFAPLEQQIKSIIAIENEAPQFYAAAKANLQDSLALPHIQLAIDIARGSASFLGKDLLVALKDVKNDSLMKAFNSANQKAIVAINDYADFLEKEKLPKATQNYAIGKENYQKMLLYGEGITMSADAILAIGMKELQKEQAAFNAAAKIINPNKKPIDVYNDMQKEHPTAESLIPDAKKNLEAIRQFMIDNKIITIPSEVRVKVEETPAFARATSTASMDTPGPFETKATEAYYYITPVDPKWTPQQQEEWLAQFNFYTTDVVSIHEAYPGHYTQFLHLNASDASKIQKVFGSYAFIEGYAHYTEKMVLDAGFGNNGDPIKAAKFRMAQSGDALLRICRLCVSIQTHCYGMNVDEATAFFMKNWYQGDKPSRQEALRGTYDPGYLFYTLGKLQILKLQDDYKKQEGKNYSLQKFNDAMLDNGMMPIQTMRQILLKDKAIWNKIL; from the coding sequence ATGAAAAAATACATTTCACTTTTAGCTGTCGTTGTTTTAACTTTTTTTAGTTGTACCAAAACCGTTAAAAACACCGATTTCGAAAAATTATCCGAAGATTATTTGAAAAGCTATTTGGATTGGCGACCGCAATCTGGAGTTTCGCTTGGACTTCACGAATACGACGGAAAAATGGCTGATTATAGTAAAACATCCATCGCAGCCGAGGTATCAAGACTAAAAGAATTCAACCAAAAATTTGCTGAAATAGATTCGGCTTCTTTGAGTACCAAAGAATATTACGATTGGAAAATGTTGCGTTCCAATATTAAGAACGAATTGTTTGCCATAGAAGATTTAAAAGTTTATACCAAAAACCCGATGACTTATGCTGGATCCATTGATGTAAATATTTACATCAAACGAAATTTTGCTCCACTAGAACAACAAATCAAATCGATTATTGCTATTGAGAATGAAGCTCCGCAATTTTATGCAGCAGCAAAGGCAAATTTACAAGATTCATTGGCATTACCACACATTCAATTAGCGATTGACATTGCTAGAGGTTCGGCTTCGTTTTTAGGGAAAGATCTTTTGGTTGCTTTGAAAGACGTTAAAAATGATTCGTTGATGAAGGCTTTCAATAGTGCTAATCAAAAAGCCATTGTTGCTATCAATGATTATGCTGATTTTCTGGAAAAAGAAAAATTACCCAAAGCGACTCAAAACTACGCTATCGGCAAAGAAAATTATCAAAAAATGCTGTTATATGGCGAAGGAATCACCATGTCTGCCGATGCCATTTTAGCTATTGGAATGAAAGAATTACAAAAAGAACAAGCGGCTTTTAACGCTGCCGCAAAAATCATCAACCCCAACAAAAAGCCAATTGATGTTTACAATGATATGCAAAAAGAACATCCAACGGCAGAAAGTTTGATTCCAGATGCCAAAAAAAATCTGGAAGCCATTCGCCAATTTATGATTGACAACAAGATTATTACTATTCCGTCGGAAGTGCGGGTAAAAGTAGAAGAAACACCTGCTTTTGCTAGAGCCACAAGTACAGCGTCAATGGATACACCTGGCCCATTTGAAACCAAAGCCACCGAAGCCTATTATTACATCACTCCAGTTGACCCCAAATGGACACCGCAACAACAAGAAGAATGGTTGGCGCAATTTAATTTTTACACCACCGATGTGGTTTCTATTCACGAAGCTTATCCTGGACATTATACTCAATTTTTACATCTAAATGCTTCTGATGCTTCGAAAATTCAAAAGGTTTTTGGCAGCTATGCTTTTATCGAGGGCTATGCACATTACACCGAAAAAATGGTGCTCGATGCAGGTTTTGGTAACAACGGTGACCCAATTAAAGCGGCAAAATTTCGCATGGCACAATCAGGTGATGCCTTGTTGCGTATTTGCCGTTTGTGTGTGTCTATCCAAACGCATTGCTATGGAATGAATGTGGACGAAGCGACTGCCTTTTTTATGAAAAACTGGTATCAAGGTGACAAACCATCTCGTCAGGAAGCTTTGCGTGGCACTTATGATCCGGGTTATTTGTTCTATACTTTAGGAAAATTGCAAATCTTGAAATTGCAAGACGATTACAAAAAACAAGAAGGCAAAAACTACAGTTTGCAAAAATTCAACGATGCCATGCTGGACAACGGCATGATGCCTATCCAAACCATGCGTCAAATCTTATTGAAAGACAAAGCTATCTGGAATAAAATTCTATAA
- a CDS encoding DUF4139 domain-containing protein, translated as MKKNHFLLAFLVSAFAFAQKPIFVAAKVKAATVYFNSAEIAQTTSVMLPKGTSEIVVKNVANYLNENTIQIGTASTVTVLSVQFTDNYISEYELDETNPAIKKVRDSIALVKKEMQRIRNTRESEVKTIELLDKNQQVSGVNSGLNVAELMKMTDYYKTKRTEAKNNCDALDEKSTKLNALLAKLNSKLEINTQKEDKTSNGKLIIQVMNEIAGNVDFDINYLTNSATWKPFYDLRANSVAEPINMMYKAEVIQNTGIDWKKVKLILSSGNPNQNNQAPILSSWSLRYQKNNASFSGYMDQNSVQNQLQGRVAGIAISKNSLAEEVISDDKFKEVIVTGINSAIIENQLNISFDIDIPYDILSNGKAHSVALKEIKIPASFKYYAAPRLEKEAFLLAEITDYSKYNLLKGEANIIFEGLYVGKTQINPSQTSDTLNLSMGRDKKISIKREKVVDKSGTKFLSSKKEQTFTYDITIRNNKKETAQVLLKDQYPLSSDKEIEIELLQSDSAKVNTETGILTWDLDLKPNETKKIRISYRVRYPKDKTIDNL; from the coding sequence ATGAAAAAAAATCATTTCTTGTTGGCGTTTTTGGTTTCGGCATTTGCCTTTGCTCAAAAACCAATATTTGTTGCTGCCAAAGTAAAAGCGGCGACTGTTTATTTCAACTCGGCTGAAATTGCACAAACTACCTCCGTCATGTTGCCAAAAGGCACTAGCGAAATTGTGGTTAAAAATGTAGCTAATTATTTGAATGAAAATACCATTCAAATAGGAACAGCATCAACTGTTACAGTACTTTCAGTACAATTTACGGATAACTATATTTCTGAATATGAATTAGATGAAACGAATCCTGCCATAAAAAAAGTACGTGATAGTATTGCTTTAGTGAAAAAAGAAATGCAAAGAATTAGAAATACTCGTGAATCCGAAGTCAAAACCATCGAATTATTGGATAAAAACCAACAAGTTTCAGGCGTAAATTCAGGTTTGAATGTAGCGGAATTAATGAAAATGACCGATTATTATAAAACCAAACGCACCGAAGCCAAAAATAATTGCGACGCTTTAGACGAAAAATCGACTAAACTGAATGCACTTTTGGCTAAATTGAATTCTAAATTAGAAATCAACACCCAGAAAGAAGATAAAACTTCTAATGGGAAATTGATTATCCAAGTGATGAACGAAATTGCAGGTAATGTTGATTTTGATATTAATTATTTGACCAATTCGGCAACTTGGAAACCTTTTTATGATTTGCGTGCCAATAGCGTTGCCGAACCGATTAATATGATGTATAAAGCCGAAGTGATTCAAAATACAGGAATCGATTGGAAGAAAGTAAAACTAATTTTATCCAGCGGAAATCCGAATCAGAATAATCAAGCTCCAATTTTAAGTTCGTGGTCTTTAAGATACCAAAAAAATAATGCTTCATTTTCAGGTTATATGGATCAAAATTCTGTCCAAAACCAATTGCAAGGAAGAGTTGCTGGAATAGCAATCAGTAAAAATAGTCTCGCTGAAGAAGTAATTAGCGATGATAAATTTAAAGAAGTTATTGTAACTGGAATTAACTCCGCAATAATCGAAAACCAACTTAATATTTCTTTCGATATTGATATTCCGTATGATATTTTATCCAACGGAAAAGCACATAGCGTAGCGTTGAAAGAAATAAAAATTCCTGCTAGTTTCAAATATTATGCAGCTCCAAGACTAGAAAAAGAAGCTTTTCTTCTAGCAGAAATCACTGATTATTCGAAATACAATTTACTAAAAGGAGAAGCTAATATCATTTTTGAAGGTTTGTATGTAGGCAAAACACAAATTAATCCAAGTCAGACTTCAGACACTTTGAATTTGAGTATGGGCCGAGATAAGAAAATTTCCATTAAGCGCGAAAAAGTAGTGGATAAATCAGGGACTAAATTTTTATCTTCTAAAAAGGAACAAACTTTTACCTACGACATTACCATTCGTAACAACAAAAAAGAAACGGCTCAAGTACTCTTGAAAGATCAATATCCGTTGAGTTCAGACAAGGAAATCGAAATTGAATTGTTGCAAAGTGATAGTGCAAAAGTAAATACAGAAACGGGGATACTTACTTGGGATTTGGATTTAAAACCAAACGAAACCAAGAAAATCAGGATTAGTTATCGAGTAAGATATCCCAAAGATAAGACGATTGATAATTTATAA
- a CDS encoding aldo/keto reductase: MKHTTLSNTDIKISKVCLGTMTFGQQNTEADGHAQMDYAVEKGINFFDTAEMYSVPGRKETYGSTEKIIGTWFKKTGKREDVVLASKIAGPNPGLAYIRENMDFSPESIALSIDKSLTRLQTDYIDLYQLHWPERKTNFFGQRGFKVQDDAWEDNVHSILATLDGFIKQGKIKYFGLSNETPWGMMRFLEESKYQNLPRIKTVQNPYSLLNRSFETGNAEVCMRENVGLLAYSPLAFGRLSGKHLSGESHPNSRIELFPQLARYNSAKTTEATQLYQEVAHKNGLTLTEMSLAFVNQQAFVNSTIIGATTMEQLKENIAAFDMVLSDEILKEIDAVQAVIPDPAP, translated from the coding sequence ATGAAACACACCACTTTATCCAATACCGATATAAAAATTAGTAAAGTTTGCTTGGGAACAATGACTTTTGGTCAACAAAATACCGAAGCTGATGGTCACGCCCAAATGGATTATGCTGTAGAAAAAGGAATTAATTTTTTTGACACTGCCGAAATGTATTCCGTTCCAGGACGCAAGGAAACGTATGGCAGCACCGAGAAAATCATTGGAACTTGGTTCAAAAAAACAGGCAAAAGAGAAGATGTCGTTTTAGCTTCTAAAATTGCTGGCCCTAATCCTGGATTGGCTTACATCAGAGAAAATATGGATTTTTCACCTGAAAGTATTGCTTTGTCTATTGATAAAAGTCTGACCCGTTTGCAAACCGATTATATCGATTTATACCAATTGCACTGGCCTGAACGCAAAACCAACTTTTTCGGGCAGCGTGGTTTCAAAGTGCAAGATGATGCTTGGGAAGACAATGTTCATTCTATTTTAGCAACTTTGGATGGTTTTATCAAACAAGGAAAAATAAAATATTTTGGACTTTCGAACGAAACACCTTGGGGAATGATGCGTTTTCTGGAAGAAAGCAAATACCAAAATCTACCAAGAATTAAAACCGTTCAAAATCCTTATTCCTTACTTAATCGAAGTTTCGAAACTGGTAATGCCGAAGTGTGTATGAGAGAAAATGTGGGATTGTTAGCGTATTCTCCCTTGGCTTTTGGCAGATTGTCAGGCAAACATTTATCAGGCGAAAGTCATCCGAATTCCAGAATTGAATTGTTTCCACAATTGGCAAGATATAATAGTGCAAAAACTACCGAAGCCACCCAATTATATCAAGAAGTAGCTCACAAGAATGGTTTGACTTTAACGGAAATGTCTTTGGCATTCGTAAACCAACAAGCTTTTGTAAACAGTACCATTATTGGTGCAACTACAATGGAACAATTAAAGGAAAACATCGCTGCATTTGATATGGTTTTATCCGACGAAATCTTGAAGGAAATTGATGCCGTTCAGGCTGTAATTCCAGATCCTGCGCCATAA
- a CDS encoding M3 family metallopeptidase — protein sequence MKKVFILALLTLSTMIQAQNKVENILLKHDNEPIDYTKVNESIIQEAVAKVIKLSDEKIKKIVAVKTQTIPNTLTAYDDLQYELTDLSIKISLIQSTFSNESIRNAAYAESEKLSVYGSGLGLNEPLYKALKKFSTNKKIVLNDKQKKYLSEAIVSFEKSGMKLSTADRKPLLALNKKLIELGNAFDKNIAESKDSLTFSESELKGIDAESLQSWKHPNGTYVIPVNNTNVTKISENAENSNTRKVFGLRYNNRAYPQNITVLDSLLYYRNTYAKKLGFSSYAAYSVVDKMAAKPENVWAFENDLIQKLTPLVTEEVQTLKAFKKQVNPTESGEFLPSDFAYYSKKMLNDKYKLDKDEVKKYFEMNATLAGMFNVYESLLGIEIKAVTNMPVWDSKVKTYEIWCEGKKAGSFYLDLFPRANKYSHFACFPMSQYLKKGTTEVLPVAALVCNFPEGTANEPSLLPHQNVVTMFHEFGHLVHWLLGHPAIASQNAFGLKGDFIEAPSQFLENWCWEYDALKLFAKHYKTGETLPKELFDKMKQTQQVNIGSQYIRQVSLGLTDFTYEDKYEETKQKGILKVFKEISLLNQLPFDDNNHMICSFTHLNGYGANYYGYLWSKVYAQDMFSLFKKNGVMDAATGIKYRKEILEKGSTAQEIDMVEKFLGRKSNSDAFTESLGIKK from the coding sequence ATGAAAAAAGTATTCATACTCGCCTTATTGACATTAAGCACAATGATTCAGGCACAAAACAAAGTTGAAAATATTCTTTTGAAACACGATAACGAGCCTATCGATTATACAAAAGTAAACGAATCCATAATACAAGAAGCCGTTGCCAAAGTCATAAAACTATCTGATGAAAAAATAAAAAAAATTGTCGCTGTTAAGACACAAACCATTCCTAATACTTTAACAGCTTATGACGATTTGCAATATGAATTGACTGATTTATCTATAAAAATTAGCCTAATTCAGTCCACATTTTCTAACGAAAGTATTCGCAATGCAGCTTATGCCGAAAGTGAGAAATTATCCGTTTATGGTAGTGGTTTAGGCTTAAATGAACCTTTATACAAAGCTTTGAAAAAGTTTTCGACCAACAAAAAAATCGTATTAAACGACAAACAAAAAAAGTATTTATCCGAAGCTATCGTTTCGTTCGAAAAAAGCGGAATGAAATTGAGTACTGCCGATAGAAAACCATTGTTAGCATTGAACAAAAAACTAATTGAATTAGGTAATGCTTTCGACAAAAACATAGCCGAAAGCAAGGATAGTTTAACTTTTAGCGAAAGCGAATTAAAAGGGATCGATGCCGAATCACTACAATCTTGGAAACATCCAAACGGCACTTATGTAATTCCGGTAAATAACACCAATGTTACAAAAATTAGTGAAAATGCCGAAAATTCAAATACTCGAAAAGTTTTTGGTTTGCGTTACAACAACAGAGCCTATCCACAAAATATTACCGTTTTAGACAGTTTACTTTATTACCGAAATACGTACGCTAAAAAACTTGGATTTTCTTCTTATGCGGCTTATTCAGTAGTGGATAAAATGGCTGCAAAACCTGAAAATGTCTGGGCATTCGAGAACGATTTGATTCAAAAACTGACTCCTTTGGTTACAGAAGAAGTTCAAACACTAAAAGCATTTAAAAAACAAGTAAATCCAACTGAATCGGGCGAATTTTTACCTTCTGATTTTGCTTATTACAGCAAAAAAATGCTCAATGACAAATACAAACTAGACAAAGACGAGGTTAAAAAATACTTTGAAATGAATGCTACTTTAGCTGGAATGTTTAATGTGTATGAATCTTTGTTAGGGATTGAAATAAAAGCGGTAACAAATATGCCTGTTTGGGACAGCAAAGTAAAAACCTATGAAATATGGTGTGAAGGCAAAAAAGCTGGAAGTTTTTATTTGGATTTGTTTCCAAGAGCCAATAAATACAGCCATTTTGCTTGCTTCCCGATGAGTCAGTACCTGAAAAAAGGAACTACCGAAGTACTTCCTGTAGCGGCTTTGGTTTGTAATTTCCCAGAAGGAACAGCTAACGAACCTTCGTTATTACCACATCAAAATGTGGTGACTATGTTTCACGAATTCGGTCATTTGGTACATTGGTTATTGGGTCATCCAGCTATTGCTTCTCAAAATGCTTTTGGTTTGAAAGGTGATTTTATCGAAGCACCTTCTCAATTTCTAGAAAATTGGTGTTGGGAATACGATGCTTTAAAACTTTTTGCGAAGCACTATAAAACAGGAGAAACATTGCCAAAAGAACTGTTCGACAAAATGAAACAAACCCAACAGGTAAATATAGGAAGCCAGTACATTCGACAAGTTTCATTAGGCCTTACCGATTTTACGTATGAAGACAAATACGAAGAAACCAAACAAAAAGGAATTTTGAAAGTCTTTAAAGAAATATCCCTTTTGAACCAATTGCCTTTTGATGATAACAATCACATGATCTGCAGTTTCACCCATTTGAATGGATATGGCGCTAATTATTATGGCTATTTATGGTCGAAAGTGTATGCTCAAGATATGTTTTCTCTTTTCAAAAAGAATGGTGTAATGGATGCAGCAACTGGAATTAAATACCGAAAAGAAATTCTCGAAAAAGGTTCAACCGCTCAAGAAATTGATATGGTAGAAAAGTTTTTGGGTCGAAAATCCAATTCAGATGCTTTTACGGAATCTTTGGGAATTAAAAAATAA